CACGACTGGCAGCACCGCTTCTACCTCGCCGGTGATCCAACGGTCTCGGCGTACCGACTGAGCCCAAGAGTCAAGCCGTCCGCCGGAGCCTGAGCCGCTGTGCGCCTCGCTCGCGGCTCGCCGGTGAGCCAGCGTGGAAAGTTAAGGTCCGCAGCTGCCTAATCGCTCGCGAGCGTGGCGCGTGACGCGTTCCTGGCCGCTATTTAGCCTCCAGTGCAGTGCGGCCCCGAAGGGGCCGACTGAGGAAAGCAGTTTGGATCTCCGCCAGGGCGGTACGCCTCTCGGATGTGGCCACCTCCTCGGCCAGTAGCTCGGCCTCGCGCTCCTCGTCTGCGGCATACGGGGCCGGAGCCTGGTTCCACTCCTCGGCCCTGTCGATGACCTTCCGGACCACGAAGGAGTCAAGGGGGTCTGCCGGGCATGTGATGCACCGGCCACCTGAGCAGGTGTAGATCCTGTATCGCTCGCCGGCCTTGGATTCCTCGCTCCTCGGGGTCGGGCTGAGCCTGGCGTAGATGATCGCTCGCACTGCCTGTCTCTCCTGCTCGTCGTCGCCTCGCCGATGATGCGACGACGTACATGCTCAGTACGTTACCTACGGCATGTGGCACTGCATGAACCTGGTGTGGAGGGCAGCGCCAGCGCGGTGCTGCTGCTGGCTGGCGAGGTCACCAAGGGCGCCGAACTGGCTCGCAAACGTCGACTTTCGGCCCGAAGTGACAAGGAACTGGCCAAAGGGCCCGCGCGCCTCGCCATGGCCCTCGGGGTGGACCGGTCGCTCGACGGCACGGACGCCTGCGCCCCCGAAGGCTCCCCACTGACCCTCCTGACGGGCACCCCCGTCCACTCCGACCAGGTACGCAGCGGTCCCCGCACCGGAGTGTCCGGCGACGGAGGCATCCATCCATGGCGCTTCTGGATCGCCAACGACCCCACGGTGAGCCCTTATCGGGCCCATACTCCACGCCGTCGCTCAACTTGACGCGTCCCTGGGGTGTCCGTAATGTAGCCCGAGCCGCTTGAACCGGGTACGGCGTTCAGCCAGCAGCCGGAAGTGGCCAACCCACTACCTACGACTCCCTCTCGGCGGGGGCGAATTCGGCGTGTCTCCATGCCTTAATTCGAACTCGCGGAACTCGATTATGAGTTGCGGAGGGAATCGGCTAACGTAGTGAATGTCGAAAGGTCGCGAGACGAAAGCACTCAAAGCCTCAGACAAATCCCGCCCGACAGGGAATCGGACACGAAAGAGTCTGATAGAGTCGGAAACGCAAGACCGAAGGGAAGCGCCCGGAGGAAAGCCTGAGAGAGTCTGCTCGGGTGAGTACAAAGGAAGCGTCCGTTCCTTGAGAACTCAACAGCGTGCCAAAAATCAACGCCAGATATGTTGATACCCCGTCTCCGGCCGATCGGCTGGGGCGAGGTTCCTTTGAAAAAGTCCTGCCCTTCGGGGTGGGCGCACAGCGAGGACGCTGTGAACGATCGGTCTTATTCCGGCTGATCGTTCCGCTCTCGTGGTGTCGTCCCGATTACGGGAAAACATTCACGGAGAGTTTGATCCTGGCTCAGGACGAACGCTGGCGGCGTGCTTAACACATGCAAGTCGAACGATGAAGCCCTTCGGGGTGGATTAGTGGCGAACGGGTGAGTAACACGTGGGCAATCTGCCCTTCACTCTGGGACAAGCCCTGGAAACGGGGTCTAATACCGGATACGACCCGGGAGCGCATGCTCCTGGGTGGAAAGCTCCGGCGGTGAAGGATGAGCCCGCGGCCTATCAGCTTGTTGGTGAGGTAGTGGCTCACCAAGGCGACGACGGGTAGCCGGCCTGAGAGGGCGACCGGCCACACTGGGACTGAGACACGGCCCAGACTCCTACGGGAGGCAGCAGTGGGGAATATTGCACAATGGGCGAAAGCCTGATGCAGCGACGCCGCGTGAGGGATGACGGCCTTCGGGTTGTAAACCTCTTTCAGCAGGGAAGAAGCGAAAGTGACGGTACCTGCAGAAGAAGCGCCGGCTAACTACGTGCCAGCAGCCGCGGTAATACGTAGGGCGCAAGCGTTGTCCGGAATTATTGGGCGTAAAGAGCTCGTAGGCGGCTTGTCGCGTCGGTTGTGAAAGCCCGGGGCTTAACCCCGGGTCTGCAGTCGATACGGGCAGGCTAGAGTGTGGTAGGGGAGATCGGAATTCCTGGTGTAGCGGTGAAATGCGCAGATATCAGGAGGAACACCGGTGGCGAAGGCGGATCTCTGGGCCATTACTGACGCTGAGGAGCGAAAGCGTGGGGAGCGAACAGGATTAGATACCCTGGTAGTCCACGCCGTAAACGGTGGGCACTAGGTGTTGGCGACATTCCACGTCGTCGGTGCCGCAGCTAACGCATTAAGTGCCCCGCCTGGGGAGTACGGCCGCAAGGCTAAAACTCAAAGGAATTGACGGGGGCCCGCACAAGCAGCGGAGCATGTGGCTTAATTCGACGCAACGCGAAGAACCTTACCAAGGCTTGACATACACCGGAAACATCCAGAGATGGGTGCCCCCTTGTGGTCGGTGTACAGGTGGTGCATGGCTGTCGTCAGCTCGTGTCGTGAGATGTTGGGTTAAGTCCCGCAACGAGCGCAACCCTTGTTCTGTGTTGCCAGCATGCCCTTCGGGGTGATGGGGACTCACAGGAGACTGCCGGGGTCAACTCGGAGGAAGGTGGGGACGACGTCAAGTCATCATGCCCCTTATGTCTTGGGCTGCACACGTGCTACAATGGCAGGTACAATGAGCTGCGAAGCCGCGAGGCGGAGCGAATCTCAAAAAGCCTGTCTCAGTTCGGATTGGGGTCTGCAACTCGACCCCATGAAGTCGGAGTTGCTAGTAATCGCAGATCAGCATTGCTGCGGTGAATACGTTCCCGGGCCTTGTACACACCGCCCGTCACGTCACGAAAGTCGGTAACACCCGAAGCCGGTGGCCCAACCCCTTGTGGGAGGGAGCTGTCGAAGGTGGGACTGGCGATTGGGACGAAGTCGTAACAAGGTAGCCGTACCGGAAGGTGCGGCTGGATCACCTCCTTTCTAAGGAGCACTTCTCACCAACGACCTTCGGGGACTTGGTCAGAGGCCAGTACATCGGCGAACGTCCGATGCTGGTTGCTCATGGGTGGAACGTTGATTATTCGGCACGATCCAGGATGGATCAGGCGCTAGTACTGCCCCTCGGGGCGTGGAACGCTGATCTGGTCAGCTGATCGTGTCGGGCACGCTGTTGGGTGTCTGAGGGTACGGCCGAATGTGGCTGCCTTCAGTGCCGGCCCCAGTGCACTCGGACTACTGGTTCGGGGTGATGGGTGGTTGGTCGTTGTTTGAGAACTGCACAGTGGACGCGAGCATCTGTGGCCAAGTTTTTAAGGGCGCACGGTGGATGCCTTGGCACCAGGAACCGATGAAGGACGTGGGAGGCCACGATAGTCCCCGGGGAGTCGTCAACCAGGCTTTGATCCGGGGGTTTCCGAATGGGGAAACCCGGCAGTCGTCATGGGCTGTCACCCGCTGCTGAACACATAGGCAGTGTGGAGGGAACGCGGGGAAGTGAAACATCTCAGTACCCGCAGGAAGAGAAAACAACCGTGATTCCGGGAGTAGTGGCGAGCGAAACTGGATGAGGCCAAACCTCAAGTGTGTGAGACCCGGCAGGGGTTGCGCTTGGGGGGTTGTGGGATCTCTCTTCTGTTGTCTGCCGGCGACAGGACGAGTCAGAAACCGTTGATGTAGGCGAAGGACATGCGAAAGGTCCGGCGTAGAGGGTAAGACCCCCGTAGTCGAAACGTCAGCGGCTCGTTTGAGAGACACCCAAGTAGCACGGGGCCCGAGAAATCCCGTGTGAATCTGGCGGGACCACCCGCTAAGCCTAAATATTCCCTGGTGACCGATAGCGGATAGTACCGTGAGGGAATGGTGAAAAGTACCGCGGGAGCGGAGTGAAATAGTACCTGAAACCGTGTGCCTACAAGCCGTGGGAGCGTCGGAACGTGCTTGCACGTTCTCGTGACTGCGTGCCTTTTGAAGAATGAGCCTGCGAGTTTGCGGTGTGTTGCGAGGTTAACCCGTGTGGGGAAGCCGTAGCGAAAGCGAGTCCGAATAGGGCGGTTTAGTAGCGCGCTCAAGACCCGAAGCGGAGTGATCTAGCCATGGGCAGGTTGAAGCGGCTGTAAGAGGTCGTGGAGGACCGAACCCACCAGGGTTGAAAACCTGGGGGATGACCTGTGGTTAGGGGTGAAAGGCCAATCAAACTCCGTGATAGCTGGTTCTCCCCGAAATGCATTTAGGTGCAGCGTCGTGTGTTTCTTGCCGGAGGTAGAGCACTGGATAGGCGATGGGCCCTACCGGGTTACTGACCTTAACCAAACTCCGAATGCCGGTAAGTGAGAGCGCGGCAGTGAGACTGTGGGGGATAAGCTCCATGGTCGAGAGGGAAACAGCCCAGAGCATCGACTAAGGCCCCTAAGCGTACGCTAAGTGGGAAAGGATGTGGAGTCGCAGAGACAACCAGGAGGTTGGCTTAGAAGCAGCCACCCTTGAAAGAGTGCGTAATAGCTCACTGGTCTAGTGATTCCGCGCCGACAATGTAGCGGGGCTCAAGCGTACCGCCGAAGTCGTGTCATTGCAGCAATACTCCCAACGGAGGCTGTGATGGGTAGGGGAGCGTCGTGTGCCGGGTGAAGCCGCGCCGGAAGGCAGTGGTGGACGGTTCACGAGTGAGAATGCAGGCATGAGTAGCGATACACACGTGAGAAACGTGTGCGCCGATTGACTAAGGGTTCCTGGGTCAAGCTGATCTGCCCAGGGTAAGTCGGGACCTAAGGCGAGGCCGACAGGCGTAGTCGATGGATAACCGGTTGATATTCCGGTACCCGCTGTGAAGCGTCAAACATCGAATCCAGTGATGCTAAGCCCGTGAAGCCGTTCCGGACCCTTCGGGGAAAGGAAAGTGGTGGAGCCGGTGACCCGAGCTGGTAGTAGGTGAGTGATGGGGTGACGCAGGAAGGTAGTCCATCCCGGGCGGTGGTTGTCCCGGGGTAAGGGTGTAGGACGTCAGGTAGGTAAATCCGCCTGGCAATTGTCTGAGACCTGATGCCGAGCCGATTGTGGTGAAGTGGATGATCCTATGCTGTCGAGAAAAGCCTCTAGCGAGTTTCATGGCGGCCCGTACCCTAAACCGACTCAGGTGGTCAGGTAGAGAATACCGAGGCGTTCGGGTGAACTATGGTTAAGGAACTCGGCAAAATGCCCCCGTAACTTCGGGAGAAGGGGGGCCATCACTGGTGAGGGGACGTGCTCCTCGAGCTGGGGGTGGCCGCAGAGACCAGCGAGAAGCGACTGTTTACTAAAAACACAGGTCCGTGCGAAGCCGTAAGGCGATGTATACGGACTGACGCCTGCCCGGTGCTGGAACGTTAAGGGGACCGGTTAGTCAGGATTCGTCTTGGCGAAGCTGAGAACTTAAGCGCCAGTAAACGGCGGTGGTAACTATAACCATCCTAAGGTAGCGAAATTCCTTGTCGGGTAAGTTCCGACCTGCACGAATGGCGTAACGACTTCTCGACTGTCTCAACCATAGGCCCGGTGAAATTGCACTACGAGTAAAGATGCTCGTTTCGCGCAGCAGGACGGAAAGACCCCGGGACCTTTACTACAGTTTGATATTGGTGTTCGGTTCGGCTTGTGTAGGATAGCTGGGAGACTGTGAAGCAGGCACGCCAGTGTTTGTGGAGTCGTCGTTGAAATACCAGTCTGGTCGTGCTGGATGTCTAACCTGGGTCCGTGATCCGGATCAGGGACAGTGTCTGATGGGTAGTTTAACTGGGGCGGTTGCCTCCCAAAGGGTAACGGAGGCGCCCAAAGGTTCCCTCAGCCTGGTTGGCAATCAGGTGTTGAGTGTAAGTGCACAAGGGAGCTTGACTGTGAGACCGACGGGTCGAGCAGGGACGAAAGTCGGGACTAGTGATCCGGCGGTGGCTTGTGGAAGCGCCGTCGCTCAACGGATAAAAGGTACCCCGGGGATAACAGGCTGATCTTCCCCAAGAGTCCATATCGACGGGATGGTTTGGCACCTCGATGTCGGCTCGTCGCATCCTGGGGCTGGAGTCGGTCCCAAGGGTTGGGCTGTTCGCCCATTAAAGCGGTACGCGAGCTGGGTTTAGAACGTCGTGAGACAGTTCGGTCCCTATCCGCTGTGCGCGTAGGAGTCTTGAGAAGGGCTGTCCCTAGTACGAGAGGACCGGGACGGACGAACCTCTGGTGTGCCAGTTGTCCTGCCAAGGGCATGGCTGGTTGGCTACGTTCGGGAGGGATAACCGCTGAAAGCATCTAAGCGGGAAGCCTGCTTCGAGATGAGGACTCCCACCCCCTTGAGGGGTTAAGGCTCCCAGTAGACGACTGGGTTGATAGGCCAGATCTGGAAGCGCCGTAAGGTGTGGAGGTGACTGGTACTAATAGGCCGAGGGCTTGTCCTCAGTTGCTCGCGTCCACTGTGTTGTTCCCAGATAACGAACGGTTGTGCTGGCTGAACAGTTCCACTTACTTAATTGAAGAGTGTGCTTGTTCGCTGCCCGTTCAAGACCCCGCTTTATAGCGGGGTGTCTGAAAGGGTTTCGGTGGTCATAGCGTGAGGGAAACGCCCGGTTACATTTCGAACCCGGAAGCTAAGCCTTACAGCGCCGATGGTACTGCAGGGGGGACCCTGTGGGAGAGTAGGACGCCGCCGAACAATCTTTGGAGGACCCCTGGTCCCAGCGACTCGCTGGGACCAGGGGTCCTTTTTTGTTTTGCCGATGCGCGCCGGGTACTCGGCTGCGCGAGAATGACTTGCGGTACCGAAGACAGGAGTCACCATGTCCACCAACTCTCCCGACGAGCGACCGGAGCGCGATCAGCGCCGCCGGGACAGTGGTGACCGCGGCGGCTACCGCGGGGGCCCGCGTCGCGACGGCGACCGTGGCGGCTACGGCCGGCGCGACGACCGCCGTGATGACCGGCGCGACGACCGGCGCGACGCTGATCGAGGCGGTGACCGCGGTGGTTTCCGTCGCGACGACAGCCGCCGTGATGACAGCCGTGGTGGCGGCTTCCGCGGCCGTGATGACCGGCGTGAGGGCGATCGCGGCGGTCGCCCGGCGTTCCGTCGCGACGACCGGCCCAGCGGTCCGCGTCGTGATGACCGTGACCGTGGCTTCCGACGCGACGGAGGCGACCGTCCGGCCTTCCGCCGTGACGACCGCGGTGAGCGTCGCGATGACGACCCTGGCGGTTTCCGTCGTGACGACCACCGTGGTGGTGGCGGGTTCCGCCGTGAGGACCGGCGTGACGATCGCCGGGGCGATGACCGTGGTGGTTTCCGTCGGGACGACCGTCGTGACAGTGGCGATCGCGGCGGCTTCCGCCGCGACGACCGTAGCTTCCGTCGTGACGACCGCCCCAGCGGCCCGCGTCGTGATGACGACCGTGGTGGTTTCCGTCGGGATGACCACCGTGGTGGTGGCGGGTTCCGCCGTGACGACAGGCGTGATGACCGGCGTGATGACCGGCGTGACGATCGTCGGGGCGATGACCGTGGCGGGTTCCGCCGTGACGACAGGCGTGACGACCGGCGTGACGATCGCCGGGGCGATGACCGTGGTGGTTTCCGTCGGGACGACCGTCGTGACAGCGGTGACCGTGGCGGCTTCCGCCGCGACGACCGCGGCGGCGACTTCCGCCGCGACGACCGCCGCGAAGGCGACCGCCCGTCCTACCGTCGCGACGACAGGCGTGACGATCGGCGCGATGACCGCCGGGACGACAGCCGGGGCGGCGGTTTCCGTGGCCGCGAAGACCGTGGACGCGGTGGTCCGCGGCGTGACGACAGGGGCGGGCGCCCCGGTGGCTTCCGCGGCCGCGACGACCGTAGGGGCGACGACCGGCGCGGTGGCGGCCGTTTCCGGGACGAGCGGGACCGTGACCGTGAGCCGATCAAGCGGCTGCCGATCCCGGATGACGTCACGGGCGAGGAGATCGACAAGGACGTACGGCAGGAGCTCCAGAGCCTGCCCAAGGGGCTTGCCGAGGATGTCTCGCGGAACCTGGTGATGGTCGCCCGGCTCATCGACGAGGACCCCGAGGGCGCGTACGCGTACTCGAAGATCGCCCTGCGTCTGGCGTCGCGCGTCGCCGCCGTACGCGAGGCGGCCGGTTTCGCCGCGTACGCGAACCAGAAGTACAGCGAGGCGCTCGCCGAGTTCCGGGCCGCGCGCCGCATGACCGGCAGCGTCGAGCTGTGGCCCGTCATGGCGGACTGCGAGCGCGGTCTGGGCCGACCCGAGAAGGCGCTGGACATGGCCGGTGCGCCCGAGGTGCAGAAGCTGGACAAGGCCAGTCAGGTCGAGATGCGGCTCGTTGCCGCCGGTGCGCGGCGGGACATGGGGCAGCTGGAGGCCGCCATCGTGACGCTCCAGAGCCCGGAGCTAGCCTCGAACTCCGTACAGCCTTGGACCGCGCGCCTGCGGTACGCGTACGCCGACGCCCTCCTCGCCGCCGGCCGGGAGGACGAGGCACGTGAGTGGTTCGCGAAGGCCGTCGAGTCCGACAAGGAGGGCAGCACGGACGCCTCCGACCGGCTCGCCGAGCTGGACGGCGTCGAGTTCGTCGACGCGCTGGTCGAGGACGGGGCCGAAACGGAGACCGAGCCCGAGACCAAGGTCGCGGACGAGGACGAACACGTGGACGTGGTCGAAGACGCAGACGTGGTCGAGGAGCCGAAGTCCGCGCAGGCCCCGGTCGACGGGGAGGACGGCTCTGAGGACGACGCTCCGCGGAGCTGACGCCAGGCGTACCGAGAAACGCACGGGCGGCGGGATTCCGGAAGGAGTCCCGCCGCCCGTGGGCGTTTCAGAGGGCGCGCAGTACCAGCCCCGTCGCCGGCTTCGGGCCGAACGACGTCGACTTGCGGGGCATCGTGACCCCCTGGCGGGCGAGGTCGCGTACGACCTCCTCGCGGACCGGGTGCATCAGGACCGCCGTACCGCCGTCGCGCTCCGCCTTCTCGACCGTTGCGTGCGTGTCGTGGATGTACGCGATGTGCGCGGGCGAGTCGTCCGGGATGCCCCAGACGTGGTCGAGGAGGGTGGCGTGCAGGACCGTCGCGTCCAGGGTTCGCCACGCCTGGGGGCGGTCGGCCGGGATCGTACGGGCGAGGAGGTCCGGGGATGGGCGGTCGACCAGGTGGAAGGCGCCGTCGCCGGCAAGGAGGAAGGCGTTGCCGTCGGCGGCCGCTACGGAGAGGGCCTCCAGGGCCTTTGCCAGGGGGACGTCGAGGTGGCGTACGCG
This genomic interval from Streptomyces dengpaensis contains the following:
- a CDS encoding tetratricopeptide repeat protein; translated protein: MPIPDDVTGEEIDKDVRQELQSLPKGLAEDVSRNLVMVARLIDEDPEGAYAYSKIALRLASRVAAVREAAGFAAYANQKYSEALAEFRAARRMTGSVELWPVMADCERGLGRPEKALDMAGAPEVQKLDKASQVEMRLVAAGARRDMGQLEAAIVTLQSPELASNSVQPWTARLRYAYADALLAAGREDEAREWFAKAVESDKEGSTDASDRLAELDGVEFVDALVEDGAETETEPETKVADEDEHVDVVEDADVVEEPKSAQAPVDGEDGSEDDAPRS